From one Geoalkalibacter halelectricus genomic stretch:
- a CDS encoding BrnT family toxin encodes MRFEFDPNKSLSNFSKHGIDFDVAQSLWNDPDLLEIPAKTTDKPRYLVVGKIDGKHWSAVITYRDNTIRLISVRRSRPEEIGRYES; translated from the coding sequence ATGCGATTCGAATTCGACCCCAATAAAAGTCTCTCGAATTTCTCGAAACATGGCATTGATTTCGACGTCGCTCAAAGCTTGTGGAACGATCCAGACCTGCTGGAAATACCAGCAAAAACCACCGATAAGCCGAGGTATCTTGTTGTCGGTAAAATCGACGGTAAACACTGGTCAGCAGTCATCACCTATCGAGACAACACCATTCGCCTCATTTCAGTCAGGCGTTCCCGGCCAGAGGAGATCGGACGTTATGAAAGCTAA
- a CDS encoding PIN domain-containing protein yields the protein MRIVLDTNVFISGIFFSGPPHRIFQSWRDGRIQLVLTPEILGGCRIIHEPAANPAVWPGFRLLFGT from the coding sequence GTGAGAATCGTTCTGGATACCAACGTATTCATTTCCGGAATTTTCTTTTCCGGGCCACCGCACCGTATCTTTCAAAGTTGGAGAGACGGCCGGATTCAGTTGGTGCTGACCCCTGAGATCCTAGGAGGCTGTCGGATTATCCATGAGCCGGCTGCAAATCCGGCTGTTTGGCCCGGATTCCGGCTCCTTTTCGGCACGTAG
- a CDS encoding PAS domain-containing hybrid sensor histidine kinase/response regulator, with protein sequence MSPRSLSPDAYQALFESSIDAVLLTVPGDRIVAANPAACAMFQMTEAELCVAERDRLVDMSDPRFSTYHEERARSGKARGELTFRRKDGSTFIGDVSSVLLDEGQRAFVIVRDITERKQREEDLRRAHALLEGITSGTEDMIAAEDGEFRYLFFNEAYRREFRSLWGRDLEVGTSMIEAMASWPEEQRKARELWSRALSGESFSIRMEFGTDLDKRFYDLRFNPVLDTEGRQIGAAHILRNVTEQVRMQQALAESEEQARRIIDNTVALVGIMTPDGTLIEANATALHAGGLQREDVVGKKFWDCDWWSYDVQVQAQLRDAVARAARGETVRYDVVVRTVGDGRMTIDFMLAPARDSAGRITHLIPSAMDITERKEAEEALRVSEAKFRAVFEQAAVGIGRVSFDDARWIDVNAAFCQMLGYTHEEMRATPWPQITHPEDLDLDLIPFRRMAAGELENYSVEKRFIHKNGHPVWARLTLALVRDAEGRPDYEIAVIENITERKRAEEELKEAVAAAEEASRAKSEFLANMSHEIRTPMTVFMAAVEHLLQIDRNPERRQLLNMADQSAERLRALIDDILDFSRIEARKVDLEEEPFDLGACVREAVSMFALQAKKKSIRLEWELAPGLPETIVGDSDRISQVLINLIGNAVKFTGEGEVRVCVQPRGDFVEFAVADTGIGIPEEKRELLFESFTQADSSFTRKFGGTGLGLAISKGLVDLMGGEISVRGREGQGSVFSFTIPLKRAGTQPGAPVEELPGEADTVFAARILLAEDDPMIRDMIALMLAHRGWQAEAAENGREAVEKWERGDFDLLLMDLQMPEMDGLETTRTIRQKESGGEKHTWIIGLTAHARREIKDECLKAGMDKVLTKPIQLNDLYSAISDCLK encoded by the coding sequence ATGTCACCAAGAAGCCTATCGCCGGATGCCTACCAGGCGCTCTTCGAGAGCAGCATCGATGCCGTCCTGCTCACTGTCCCTGGCGACAGGATCGTCGCGGCGAACCCGGCGGCATGCGCGATGTTCCAAATGACTGAAGCCGAACTGTGCGTTGCGGAACGAGATCGACTTGTCGACATGTCGGACCCGAGATTTTCCACTTATCACGAAGAGCGGGCGCGATCGGGGAAAGCCCGGGGGGAGCTGACCTTCAGAAGAAAGGACGGCAGTACATTCATCGGTGACGTATCTTCCGTCCTCCTTGACGAGGGCCAAAGGGCTTTTGTCATCGTTCGGGACATCACCGAGCGCAAGCAGCGCGAAGAAGACCTGCGGCGGGCGCATGCGCTGCTGGAAGGGATCACCAGCGGGACCGAGGACATGATCGCCGCCGAAGACGGAGAATTCCGCTACCTCTTCTTCAACGAGGCCTACCGGCGGGAGTTCAGGAGCCTGTGGGGGCGAGACCTTGAGGTTGGCACGAGCATGATCGAGGCGATGGCCTCCTGGCCGGAGGAGCAGCGCAAGGCCCGCGAACTGTGGAGCCGGGCCCTTTCCGGGGAGTCGTTCAGCATCCGGATGGAATTCGGGACGGACCTCGACAAGCGATTTTACGATCTGCGTTTCAATCCGGTTTTGGATACCGAGGGGCGACAGATCGGCGCCGCCCACATTCTGCGAAACGTCACCGAACAGGTGCGGATGCAGCAGGCGCTCGCCGAGAGCGAAGAGCAGGCCCGCCGCATCATCGACAACACGGTGGCGCTGGTCGGTATCATGACCCCCGACGGCACTCTGATCGAGGCCAATGCCACCGCCCTTCACGCAGGAGGGTTACAGCGAGAGGATGTGGTCGGGAAGAAGTTCTGGGACTGCGACTGGTGGAGCTATGACGTGCAGGTGCAAGCGCAGTTGCGCGACGCAGTTGCCAGGGCCGCCCGCGGAGAGACTGTGCGCTACGACGTCGTCGTGCGCACGGTCGGCGACGGCCGTATGACGATTGATTTCATGCTCGCCCCTGCCCGAGACAGCGCCGGCCGGATCACGCACCTGATCCCCTCGGCTATGGACATCACCGAACGCAAGGAGGCGGAAGAGGCCCTGCGCGTCAGTGAGGCAAAGTTCCGCGCCGTTTTCGAGCAGGCGGCGGTAGGGATTGGTCGGGTCAGCTTCGACGATGCACGATGGATCGATGTCAACGCGGCTTTTTGCCAGATGCTCGGCTATACCCACGAGGAGATGCGCGCCACCCCATGGCCCCAGATCACGCATCCGGAGGATCTCGACCTCGACCTTATCCCGTTTCGGCGGATGGCTGCCGGCGAACTGGAGAACTATTCGGTCGAAAAGCGCTTCATTCACAAGAACGGCCACCCCGTCTGGGCGCGTCTCACCCTGGCTCTCGTGCGCGATGCCGAGGGTCGCCCCGACTACGAAATCGCCGTCATCGAAAACATCACCGAACGCAAGCGGGCGGAGGAGGAACTCAAGGAAGCCGTTGCCGCCGCCGAAGAGGCCAGCCGCGCCAAGAGCGAGTTCCTGGCCAACATGAGCCACGAGATCCGCACGCCGATGACCGTCTTCATGGCAGCGGTTGAGCACCTGCTGCAGATCGATCGCAACCCCGAGCGCAGGCAGCTTCTGAACATGGCCGATCAGTCGGCCGAGCGCCTTCGCGCCCTCATCGACGACATTCTCGACTTCTCTCGCATCGAGGCGCGCAAGGTCGACCTTGAGGAAGAACCATTCGACCTTGGCGCCTGCGTGCGCGAGGCGGTGAGCATGTTCGCCCTGCAGGCGAAGAAAAAGAGCATTCGACTCGAATGGGAGTTGGCGCCGGGGCTTCCGGAAACGATCGTCGGCGATTCCGACCGGATCTCTCAGGTGCTCATCAACCTAATCGGCAATGCCGTCAAGTTCACCGGGGAGGGGGAGGTCCGTGTCTGCGTTCAGCCCCGCGGGGATTTCGTTGAGTTTGCCGTGGCCGATACCGGCATCGGCATTCCCGAAGAGAAGCGCGAGTTGCTCTTCGAAAGCTTCACACAGGCGGACAGCTCCTTTACCCGAAAGTTCGGCGGGACCGGTCTGGGTTTGGCGATCTCGAAGGGTCTGGTCGACTTGATGGGCGGAGAGATCTCTGTCCGGGGCCGGGAAGGACAGGGAAGCGTCTTTTCCTTTACCATCCCCTTGAAGCGTGCTGGTACGCAACCCGGCGCCCCGGTCGAAGAACTGCCCGGGGAGGCCGACACCGTATTCGCCGCCCGCATTCTGCTGGCCGAAGACGATCCGATGATCCGGGACATGATCGCCCTGATGCTGGCTCATCGCGGGTGGCAGGCGGAAGCCGCTGAAAACGGACGGGAAGCTGTCGAAAAATGGGAAAGAGGTGACTTCGACCTTCTACTCATGGATCTGCAGATGCCTGAGATGGACGGGCTTGAAACGACCCGAACGATCCGCCAAAAGGAGTCCGGAGGTGAAAAGCATACCTGGATAATTGGCCTCACTGCTCATGCCCGGCGCGAAATCAAAGACGAGTGCCTGAAAGCGGGAATGGACAAGGTATTGACCAAGCCCATCCAGTTGAACGATCTATATTCGGCGATTAGCGATTGTCTGAAGTAA
- a CDS encoding recombinase family protein, with protein sequence MGMRIGYARVSSSGQKLDIQLDRLADCDRIYHEKASAASAKGRPELQKALDFVRDEDVFVVTKLDRLARSVVDLAGIVQKLEGKNVDLVVLDQGIDPTTMYGRLQFNILAAIGEFERELIKERSMEGRIKVIARGVKFGAKPKLTKEKIRALIRDFEAPGCSKTEIAEHYGISRSSVYRLYAENGQKDA encoded by the coding sequence ATGGGAATGAGGATCGGTTATGCGCGGGTCAGTTCTTCCGGACAAAAACTCGATATTCAACTGGATCGACTGGCGGACTGTGATCGCATTTACCATGAAAAGGCATCTGCAGCGTCGGCCAAGGGGCGACCGGAACTGCAGAAAGCATTGGACTTTGTTCGAGATGAGGACGTTTTCGTTGTAACCAAGCTCGACCGCCTAGCGAGGTCTGTTGTCGATTTGGCAGGAATCGTTCAGAAACTCGAAGGCAAGAATGTCGACTTGGTGGTTCTGGATCAGGGTATTGATCCGACAACCATGTATGGCAGACTTCAATTCAATATTCTTGCTGCGATCGGTGAATTCGAGAGGGAGCTGATCAAAGAACGATCCATGGAGGGACGAATCAAGGTTATCGCTCGTGGTGTGAAATTTGGCGCGAAGCCGAAATTGACGAAAGAGAAAATCCGTGCCCTGATCAGGGACTTCGAGGCTCCCGGGTGCAGCAAAACGGAAATTGCGGAGCACTATGGCATCAGTCGGTCATCCGTTTATAGGCTTTATGCGGAAAATGGTCAAAAAGACGCGTAG
- the relB gene encoding type II toxin-antitoxin system RelB family antitoxin: protein MIGLRDKEIEARLENLAQKTGRSKSFYVRQALQEFLEDREDYLLGLARLEAGGRRVSLEEAEKELNGLES from the coding sequence ATGATTGGACTAAGAGATAAAGAGATTGAGGCTAGATTGGAAAATCTGGCTCAGAAGACGGGCAGAAGCAAGTCGTTTTACGTGCGACAAGCCCTCCAAGAATTTTTAGAAGACCGGGAAGACTACCTGCTCGGCCTCGCGCGGTTGGAAGCCGGCGGCCGCCGCGTTAGCCTTGAAGAGGCGGAGAAAGAACTAAATGGTCTGGAGAGTTGA
- the brnA gene encoding type II toxin-antitoxin system BrnA family antitoxin, which produces MKAKDFDKKFDDGQSIIDDLDLSKARRPKHEQRRVNVDFPVWMIHSLDKEAQRLGVPRQSIIKLWIAEKLEKTSR; this is translated from the coding sequence ATGAAAGCTAAAGATTTTGACAAAAAGTTTGATGACGGCCAATCCATTATTGATGACCTCGATCTCTCCAAGGCTCGTCGCCCAAAGCATGAGCAGAGGCGGGTCAATGTTGATTTTCCCGTCTGGATGATCCACTCCCTTGATAAAGAAGCTCAACGGCTTGGTGTTCCCAGGCAATCAATCATCAAACTATGGATAGCAGAAAAACTAGAAAAAACATCCCGTTAG
- a CDS encoding AbrB/MazE/SpoVT family DNA-binding domain-containing protein — MGTLATTKMSSKGQVVIPEEVRKRLNLKAGVQFVVVGENDVVILKAISPPSLDEFDELISKARRGAKLAGLKQADIQDAIAQARGRK, encoded by the coding sequence ATGGGAACGCTGGCAACAACCAAAATGTCGTCCAAGGGGCAGGTCGTTATCCCTGAAGAGGTACGCAAACGGCTCAATCTTAAAGCGGGAGTCCAGTTCGTGGTCGTGGGCGAGAACGACGTCGTCATCTTAAAGGCCATCTCCCCGCCTTCCTTGGACGAATTTGACGAGCTTATTTCCAAGGCCCGAAGGGGTGCCAAGTTGGCCGGCCTCAAACAGGCGGATATCCAGGACGCAATTGCCCAGGCGCGGGGACGCAAGTGA
- a CDS encoding putative bifunctional diguanylate cyclase/phosphodiesterase has protein sequence MPSFRAGARDVSSGLSGVLALLHEEDRSRVEQDVAQTFTMEAPYETRFRVRWPDGSLHYLHTRGKLYRDHAGNPQRLTGVSWDVTEKELAESRLREKEEHLYFLAHHDVLTNLPNRRLLQDRMQHALAKARRSGGLAALIYFDLDRFKTINDSLGHAIGDRVLKEIASRLARQVRETDTVARLGGDEFVVILEQVEEAEKVAGVAQKLLLELTREVLVEGHRLYVTASAGISLFPTDSVDSESLMKNAETAMYRAKERGKNTCQYFTPDMNARARELLQFESGLRQALEQQQLVLHYQPQVDLMTGDLIGVEALVRWEHPERGMVPPGDFIPLAEETGLIVPIGEWVLRTACAQSRAWRQAGFSPVRMAVNISPRQFRQSDLTARVDEILRETGLEPGALELEVTEGMIMNDVEAAIATMEELGKMGVLLAIDDFGTGYSSLGYLKRFPIAGLKIDRSFVRDIPGDTNDAQIAASVIALAHNMNLRVVAEGIETADQLSFLRDKGCEHGQGYFFSPPCTAEELAARFLAA, from the coding sequence GTGCCTTCTTTTCGGGCTGGAGCCCGGGATGTTTCCTCCGGGCTATCCGGGGTTCTCGCCCTGCTCCACGAGGAGGACCGGTCGCGCGTCGAGCAGGACGTGGCCCAGACCTTCACCATGGAAGCTCCCTACGAGACCCGCTTCCGGGTGCGATGGCCGGACGGGAGCCTGCACTATCTGCATACCCGGGGGAAGCTCTACCGGGACCATGCGGGCAATCCCCAGCGCCTCACCGGGGTCTCCTGGGACGTGACCGAGAAAGAACTCGCCGAGAGTCGCCTGCGGGAAAAGGAGGAGCACCTTTACTTTCTGGCCCATCACGACGTTCTCACCAACCTTCCCAACCGCCGCCTCCTCCAGGACCGGATGCAGCATGCTCTGGCGAAGGCGCGGCGCAGCGGTGGCCTGGCGGCGCTGATCTATTTCGACCTCGACCGTTTCAAGACCATCAACGACTCCCTCGGGCATGCGATCGGGGACCGGGTTCTGAAGGAGATCGCTTCCCGGCTGGCCCGGCAGGTGAGGGAGACCGATACCGTGGCGCGGCTCGGGGGAGACGAATTCGTCGTTATCCTCGAGCAGGTTGAGGAAGCGGAGAAGGTGGCGGGGGTGGCGCAGAAGCTCCTTCTTGAACTCACCCGGGAGGTCCTGGTGGAGGGGCACCGCCTCTACGTCACCGCCTCGGCCGGCATCAGCCTCTTCCCCACGGATAGCGTCGATTCCGAAAGCTTGATGAAAAACGCCGAAACCGCCATGTATCGGGCCAAGGAGCGGGGCAAGAACACCTGCCAGTACTTTACCCCGGACATGAACGCCCGGGCCCGGGAGCTGTTGCAGTTCGAGAGCGGCCTGCGCCAAGCCTTGGAGCAGCAGCAGCTAGTGTTGCATTATCAGCCACAGGTCGATCTGATGACCGGAGACCTGATCGGGGTGGAGGCCCTGGTGAGATGGGAGCATCCCGAACGCGGGATGGTGCCGCCTGGGGATTTCATTCCTCTGGCGGAGGAGACGGGGCTCATCGTCCCCATCGGCGAATGGGTCCTGCGCACCGCCTGCGCCCAAAGCCGGGCATGGCGGCAAGCGGGATTTTCTCCAGTGCGGATGGCGGTGAACATCTCGCCGCGCCAGTTCCGTCAGTCCGACCTGACCGCCCGGGTCGACGAAATTTTGCGGGAGACGGGCCTGGAGCCGGGCGCTCTGGAACTGGAGGTCACCGAGGGAATGATCATGAATGACGTGGAGGCCGCGATCGCCACCATGGAGGAGCTCGGAAAAATGGGAGTGCTCCTCGCCATCGACGACTTCGGCACGGGGTATTCCTCCCTCGGTTACCTCAAGCGCTTCCCCATCGCGGGTCTGAAAATCGACCGCTCCTTCGTTCGCGATATCCCCGGCGATACCAACGATGCCCAGATCGCCGCCTCGGTCATCGCCCTGGCCCACAACATGAATCTGCGGGTGGTGGCCGAGGGGATCGAAACCGCCGATCAGCTCTCCTTTCTGAGGGACAAAGGGTGTGAACACGGACAGGGATATTTTTTCAGCCCCCCCTGCACCGCTGAGGAGCTCGCTGCCCGCTTTCTGGCGGCGTAA
- a CDS encoding type II toxin-antitoxin system RelE family toxin, with the protein MVWRVEIQEQALDDLRRLDHEPRRRILKYFRERLEGANNPRQFGKPLVGDKAGFWRYRIGDYRAICHLEDHVLTILVVEVGHRKNIYD; encoded by the coding sequence ATGGTCTGGAGAGTTGAAATCCAGGAACAGGCCCTAGATGATTTGCGTCGGTTGGATCATGAGCCGCGCCGGCGTATTCTGAAATACTTTCGGGAGAGACTTGAGGGGGCCAATAACCCCAGGCAATTTGGTAAACCTCTGGTTGGTGACAAGGCTGGTTTTTGGCGGTACCGTATCGGGGATTACAGGGCCATTTGTCACTTGGAGGATCATGTTCTTACGATCTTGGTGGTCGAGGTAGGACACAGGAAAAACATCTACGACTGA
- a CDS encoding HupE/UreJ family protein yields the protein MILSTTAQAQSGQPSFHRRAALGAFLCALLSLIISTVAHAHGVADGDKGYIQEISGTHLLPFVYLGAKHMVTGYDHLLFLAGVIFFLYRLKDIAIYVSLFAIGHSLTMLYGVYAGVNVNAYLIDAIIGLSVVYKALDNLGAYQRWFGIQPNTKIATVVFGLFHGFGLAAKIQEYEIAPEGLLPNLVAFNIGVEIGQLLALGAILIAMGFWRRTPAFLKYAYTANVGLMCAGFVLVGYQLTGFFVS from the coding sequence ATGATTTTATCGACCACTGCCCAAGCGCAGTCCGGACAACCATCATTTCACCGCAGAGCAGCTCTGGGCGCCTTTCTTTGCGCCCTTCTCTCGCTGATCATAAGCACCGTCGCTCACGCCCATGGCGTGGCGGACGGCGACAAGGGCTATATCCAGGAGATTTCCGGCACGCACCTGCTGCCCTTTGTTTATCTCGGTGCCAAGCACATGGTCACCGGCTATGACCACCTGCTTTTTCTGGCGGGGGTGATCTTTTTCCTTTATCGGCTGAAAGACATCGCCATCTACGTCAGTCTCTTTGCCATCGGCCACTCCCTCACCATGCTGTATGGAGTCTATGCCGGGGTGAACGTCAACGCCTACCTGATTGACGCCATTATCGGCCTGTCGGTGGTCTACAAGGCCCTTGACAATCTCGGCGCCTACCAGCGCTGGTTCGGCATCCAGCCCAACACTAAGATTGCCACCGTCGTCTTCGGACTTTTTCATGGTTTCGGCCTGGCGGCGAAGATTCAGGAATATGAGATCGCCCCTGAGGGTCTTTTGCCGAATCTGGTGGCCTTCAACATCGGTGTCGAAATCGGGCAACTGCTGGCTCTTGGCGCCATTCTCATCGCCATGGGCTTCTGGCGGCGAACCCCGGCTTTTCTCAAATACGCATACACCGCCAATGTGGGCCTGATGTGCGCGGGCTTTGTCCTGGTCGGTTATCAGCTTACCGGCTTTTTCGTATCCTAA
- a CDS encoding ATP-binding protein has product MENNSPIPAADPTFLRRYGIALLAAAGVIAVRLALMPLLGTRPPYITFYLGIVIAAAYGGIGPGMLVTFIGVAFGFVVLPAGPVVIAQEATRLGLFVLSGVGICLVAEGMHRQRRRVQEQAQELVRVAEKLAELDRAKTAFFANVSHEFRTPLTLMIGPTEEALNSPQRTLAGEDLATVHRNALRLLKLVNTLLDFARIEAGRIDANYQPTDLSRLTADLASVFRSAVEKAGLSLVVDCAPLSEKVYVDRGMWEKIVLNLLSNAFKFTFEGEIAISVRQLGNEVELAVRDTGTGIPDSELPQIFERFHYVKNPRARTHEGTGIGLALVKELVKLHAGRIEVESRLGEGTTFRVRLPLGTSHLPADRIEAQPTQAATSVGAAPFVEEALRWIPDQACGDAATDPQAIPAGDFPFARKEERAPARVLVAEDNADMRQYLRQLLERHWTVEAAPDGATALAAAVRNPPDLVLADVMMPGLDGFELLQRLRAESSTREIPIILLSARAGEEARVEGLAAGADDYLVKPFSARELVTRIGAHLELNRVRREASRKVRQSEERLSAILEQLPVGVGVIDTEGRYILANNDMRGYVGSSMPSRDPVRRERWRAFDAEGRPVPPEQWPDARALKGEVVSSGMEFVFTDDQGREHWTLVSSVPFRAEEGAIAGAITVVQDINERRRAEEALKEAKEAAEIANRAKSEFLANMSHEIRTPMTVFMATLEYLLQIDRDPERRPLLEMADQSANRLRALIEDVLDFSRIEARRVDLEEEPFELRTCVREAVDMFTLPSREKSLRLETEVAPDAPRLIVGDQNRLGQILVNLIGNAVKFTHEGEIRVCVQPRGDFLEFAVADTGIGIPEEKRDRLFESFTQADSSLTRKYGGTGLGLAISQGLVELMGGEISARGREGRGSVFTFTIPLKTADKQIPAAAATPKVTAEHSVGARILLAEDEPLVREMITMMLNQKGWRPEIAETGQEAVEKWEGGSFDLILMDLQMPETSGLEATRTIREKEAGGGRRTCIIGLTAHARREIREECLEAGMDQVLNKPVKMDDLYAAIGNCLMNR; this is encoded by the coding sequence ATGGAGAACAACTCACCAATTCCGGCGGCAGATCCGACTTTCCTCCGTCGCTATGGGATCGCCCTTCTTGCGGCAGCCGGTGTTATTGCCGTGCGCTTGGCGCTCATGCCGCTGCTGGGGACGAGGCCACCGTACATCACCTTCTACCTCGGGATCGTGATTGCCGCCGCCTACGGCGGAATAGGTCCAGGCATGCTGGTCACCTTCATCGGGGTGGCGTTCGGTTTTGTCGTCCTTCCTGCGGGGCCGGTGGTGATTGCTCAGGAGGCCACCCGGCTCGGGCTTTTCGTACTGAGCGGGGTCGGCATCTGCCTGGTCGCCGAGGGGATGCACCGGCAGCGCCGCAGAGTGCAGGAGCAGGCCCAAGAGCTCGTGCGGGTAGCTGAAAAACTGGCCGAGCTCGACCGCGCCAAGACCGCCTTCTTCGCCAATGTCAGCCATGAGTTTCGCACCCCGCTGACGCTCATGATCGGTCCGACCGAGGAGGCGCTCAACTCGCCGCAGCGGACGCTTGCCGGCGAGGACCTGGCCACCGTCCACCGCAACGCCCTGCGCCTGCTTAAATTGGTCAATACACTGCTCGACTTCGCGCGTATCGAGGCCGGACGCATCGATGCCAACTACCAGCCGACCGATCTTTCCCGCCTGACCGCCGATCTCGCCAGCGTCTTCCGCTCCGCCGTGGAGAAAGCAGGGCTGTCGCTGGTCGTGGACTGTGCGCCCCTGTCCGAAAAGGTCTACGTCGACCGGGGCATGTGGGAGAAGATCGTCCTCAACCTCCTCTCCAACGCCTTCAAGTTTACCTTCGAGGGGGAGATTGCCATATCCGTTCGGCAACTCGGCAACGAGGTCGAGCTTGCCGTGCGGGACACCGGAACCGGCATTCCGGACTCCGAGCTGCCGCAGATCTTCGAGCGTTTTCATTACGTCAAGAATCCCCGCGCCCGCACCCACGAGGGGACCGGCATCGGCCTTGCCCTGGTAAAGGAGTTGGTGAAGCTGCACGCGGGGAGAATCGAGGTCGAAAGCCGTCTCGGCGAGGGGACGACCTTCCGCGTGCGCCTCCCCCTCGGCACGAGCCATCTTCCCGCCGACCGCATCGAGGCCCAGCCGACCCAGGCAGCGACTTCGGTCGGTGCGGCGCCCTTCGTCGAGGAGGCGCTGCGCTGGATTCCCGATCAGGCCTGCGGGGATGCCGCGACCGACCCGCAGGCCATCCCCGCGGGCGATTTCCCCTTCGCCCGGAAGGAGGAAAGGGCGCCGGCGCGGGTGCTGGTAGCGGAGGACAATGCCGACATGCGCCAGTATCTCCGGCAGCTTCTGGAGCGCCACTGGACGGTGGAGGCGGCGCCCGACGGCGCCACGGCCTTGGCCGCCGCCGTCCGCAACCCGCCCGACCTGGTCCTCGCCGATGTCATGATGCCGGGCCTCGACGGCTTCGAGCTGCTGCAGCGCCTGCGCGCCGAATCCTCCACCCGGGAGATCCCGATCATTCTGCTGTCCGCCCGCGCCGGCGAGGAAGCCCGCGTCGAGGGACTGGCCGCCGGCGCCGACGACTACCTGGTCAAGCCCTTCTCCGCCCGTGAGCTGGTGACACGGATCGGCGCCCATCTGGAGCTGAACCGGGTGCGGCGGGAGGCGTCCCGGAAAGTGCGTCAGAGCGAGGAACGCCTCTCGGCCATCCTGGAGCAATTGCCGGTCGGGGTCGGGGTCATCGATACCGAGGGGCGCTATATCCTGGCAAACAACGACATGCGTGGTTACGTGGGCAGCAGCATGCCGTCTCGCGACCCTGTGCGCAGGGAGCGATGGCGCGCGTTCGACGCCGAGGGCCGCCCGGTTCCGCCGGAACAGTGGCCAGACGCCCGGGCTCTGAAGGGCGAGGTGGTCAGCTCTGGGATGGAGTTTGTCTTCACCGATGACCAAGGGCGCGAGCACTGGACTCTCGTGTCGTCGGTGCCCTTCCGGGCCGAGGAAGGGGCGATTGCCGGGGCGATTACGGTCGTGCAGGATATCAATGAGCGCAGGCGGGCCGAGGAGGCGCTGAAGGAGGCGAAGGAAGCGGCCGAAATCGCCAACCGTGCAAAGAGCGAGTTTCTGGCCAACATGAGTCACGAAATCCGCACCCCGATGACCGTTTTCATGGCCACTCTGGAGTACCTGCTGCAGATCGATCGAGACCCTGAACGCCGCCCTCTGCTGGAAATGGCCGACCAATCGGCCAACCGCCTGCGCGCTCTTATCGAGGACGTGCTCGACTTCTCCCGCATCGAGGCGCGGCGGGTCGATCTGGAAGAAGAGCCGTTCGAGCTGCGCACCTGCGTTCGCGAGGCAGTGGATATGTTCACCCTGCCGTCCCGGGAGAAAAGCCTCCGGCTCGAAACGGAGGTAGCCCCGGACGCCCCCCGCCTGATCGTCGGCGACCAGAACCGGCTGGGGCAAATCCTGGTCAATCTGATCGGCAACGCCGTCAAGTTCACCCACGAGGGGGAGATCAGGGTCTGCGTACAGCCGCGCGGCGACTTCCTGGAGTTTGCTGTCGCCGACACCGGCATCGGCATCCCGGAGGAGAAGCGCGACCGGCTCTTCGAGAGCTTCACTCAGGCGGACAGCTCCCTCACCCGCAAGTATGGGGGCACCGGACTCGGACTGGCCATCTCCCAAGGGCTGGTCGAGCTGATGGGGGGAGAGATCTCCGCCCGCGGCCGGGAAGGGCGGGGAAGCGTCTTCACCTTCACCATCCCGCTGAAAACCGCGGACAAACAGATCCCCGCGGCGGCCGCAACTCCGAAGGTCACCGCAGAGCACAGCGTCGGCGCCCGCATTCTCCTGGCCGAGGACGAGCCGCTGGTCCGGGAGATGATCACCATGATGCTGAACCAGAAAGGGTGGCGCCCGGAGATCGCTGAAACAGGTCAGGAGGCGGTGGAAAAATGGGAGGGGGGGAGTTTCGATCTCATCCTCATGGACCTGCAGATGCCGGAGACGAGCGGACTGGAAGCAACCCGGACGATTCGCGAAAAGGAGGCAGGGGGAGGTCGTCGCACCTGCATTATCGGTCTGACCGCCCATGCCCGGCGCGAGATCCGCGAGGAATGCCTGGAGGCCGGAATGGACCAGGTACTGAACAAACCGGTCAAAATGGATGATCTGTATGCGGCGATCGGCAATTGTTTGATGAATCGATAG